From the Brachyhypopomus gauderio isolate BG-103 chromosome 5, BGAUD_0.2, whole genome shotgun sequence genome, one window contains:
- the LOC143515101 gene encoding uncharacterized protein LOC143515101 isoform X1 produces the protein MMKKLQCSSEEILYLFYVFVTICSVPGFWVWVFIILSLHHCTSLHHYTIVLSLHHYTIVLSLHHCTSLHHSFITTLLHHCFITTLLHHRFITTSLYITTSLHHRFITASLYITTPSFYHYITTPLFYHYITVHHYITTPSFYHCITVHHYTIVLSLHHYTIVFSLHHYTIVLSLHHYTVVLSLHHCTSLHHCFITASLYITTPSFYHYITAPSFYHCITVHHYTIVLSLHYCTIVLSLHHYTIVLSLHHYTIVLSLHHCTSLHHYTIVLSLHHYTIVLSLHHCTSLHHSFITTLLHHRFITTSLISALCDSPSPQCIFPLHSDT, from the coding sequence ATGATGAAAAAATTGCAGTGCAGCTCAGAGGAAATATTATACTTGTTTTATGTATTTGTCACTATCTGTTCAGTTCCAGGTTTTTGGGTTTGGGTTTTCATCATTTTATCACTACATCACtgtacatcactacatcactacaccatAGTTTtatcactacatcactacaccatcgttttatcactgcatcactgtacATCACTACACCATAGTTTTATCACTACATTACTGCACCATTGTTTTATCACTACATTACTGCACCATCGTTTTATCACTACATCACtgtacatcactacatcactacaccatcgttttatcactgcatcactgtacatcactacaccatcgttttatcactacatcactacaccatTGTTTTATCACTACATCACtgtacatcactacatcactacaccatcgttttatcactgcatcactgtacatcactacaccatcgttttatcactacatcactacaccatcGTTTtctcactacatcactacaccatcgttttatcactacatcactacaccgTCGTtttatcactgcatcactgtacatcactacaccattgttttatcactgcatcactgtacATCACTACACCATCGTTTTATCACTACATCACTGCACCATCGTtttatcactgcatcactgtacATCACTACACCATAGTTTTATCACTACATTACTGCACCATCGTTTtatcactacatcactacaccatcgttttatcactacatcactacaccatcgttttatcactgcatcactgtacatcactacatcactacaccatcgttttatcactacatcactacaccatcGTTTTATCACTACATCACTGTACATCACTACACCATAGTTTTATCACTACATTACTTCACCATCGTTTTATCACTACATCACTGATTTCTGCTCTTTGTGATTCTCCTTCCCCACAATGCATTTTCCCGCTTCATAGTGATACTTGA
- the LOC143515101 gene encoding uncharacterized protein LOC143515101 isoform X2 has translation MAAPARQPRGEWARRAPARCSSCSPHALPASLAAGPHGHGNLKSRVLTPNVTVGVHSMPATDASPTRAQFTDGD, from the exons GCAGCTCCAGCACGGCAGCCCCGGGGAGAGTGGGCCAGGCGGGCTCCAGCACGCTGCTCCTCTTGCTCCCCACACGCACTTCCTGCGTCTCTGGCTGCAGGACCTCATGGACACG GGAATCTGAAATCCCGGGTCCTCACACCCAACGTGACCGTGGGAGTTCACAGCATGCCGGCCACAGATGCATCGCCTACCAGAGCCCAG TTTACAGATGGAGACTAA